In a single window of the Rhizobiaceae bacterium genome:
- a CDS encoding site-specific integrase: MPSLTDGEIRRALKEVEQTGKQLSLVDGEGHGTGRLVLVMKPMPTRVTADWMAQQWRDQKRIKKKLGSYPSMSLSKAREVFNRDFAEMIQKGRSIKIAGDTRPGTVADLFEAYVAYLKGAEKSSWKEAEKGLNKIADTLGRNRPARDIEPDEITAILRPIYERGKRSMADHVRSYIRSAYSWGLKSEHDYRSASARRFRLVYNPAAGIPTEPKKVGTRWLDEDEFLRLYRWLECPDAPVHPPYTRAVRLLMLTGQRVQEIARLHIDQWDAKERIIDWSKTKNGKPHAIPVPTVAAELIESINVNEYGWFFPSATDPSKPVSHGTLYSFMWRQRDREVIPYVTNRDLRRTWKTLAGKAGLSKEIRDRLQNHTLQDVSSKSYDRWNYMPEKRAAMAKWDKFVRALLKTKKSSRTLQEAA; the protein is encoded by the coding sequence GTGCCAAGCCTTACCGATGGAGAAATTCGCCGCGCCTTGAAAGAGGTCGAACAGACCGGAAAACAGCTGAGCCTCGTCGATGGCGAGGGACACGGAACGGGGCGCCTCGTTCTCGTGATGAAGCCGATGCCGACCCGTGTCACCGCCGACTGGATGGCCCAGCAGTGGCGCGATCAGAAGCGCATCAAGAAGAAGCTCGGGTCATATCCCTCGATGTCGCTCAGCAAAGCACGAGAGGTGTTCAATCGCGATTTCGCGGAGATGATTCAGAAGGGTCGCAGCATCAAAATCGCCGGTGACACGAGGCCCGGGACCGTCGCCGACCTGTTCGAAGCCTATGTCGCCTATCTCAAGGGCGCGGAGAAATCCTCTTGGAAGGAGGCGGAGAAGGGCCTCAACAAGATTGCGGACACGCTCGGTCGTAATCGCCCTGCCCGCGACATCGAACCGGATGAGATCACGGCGATCCTGCGCCCGATCTATGAACGCGGTAAGCGGTCGATGGCGGATCATGTGCGAAGCTACATTCGGTCGGCTTACAGCTGGGGCCTGAAGTCGGAGCACGACTACCGCTCGGCTTCCGCGCGCCGGTTCCGTCTCGTCTACAATCCGGCCGCAGGCATACCGACCGAACCCAAGAAGGTCGGAACGCGCTGGCTCGACGAGGACGAATTCCTCCGGCTCTACCGCTGGCTCGAATGCCCCGACGCTCCCGTGCATCCGCCATACACCCGCGCGGTCAGACTTCTAATGCTTACGGGGCAGCGCGTGCAGGAGATCGCCCGCCTGCACATCGACCAGTGGGACGCGAAGGAACGGATCATCGACTGGTCGAAAACCAAGAACGGAAAACCGCACGCGATCCCTGTGCCGACGGTCGCGGCCGAGCTCATCGAGTCCATCAACGTGAATGAGTATGGCTGGTTCTTTCCTTCGGCAACCGATCCCTCAAAGCCGGTGAGCCACGGGACCCTCTATTCCTTCATGTGGCGCCAGCGGGACCGTGAGGTCATTCCTTACGTCACCAACCGCGATCTGCGGCGGACGTGGAAAACGCTCGCCGGCAAAGCCGGCCTGTCCAAGGAAATCCGGGATCGCTTGCAGAACCACACGCTGCAGGATGTCAGCTCCAAGAGCTATGACCGCTGGAACTACATGCCAGAGAAGCGCGCCGCCATGGCGAAATGGGACAAGTTCGTCCGAGCGCTCCTGAAAACGAAGAAGAGCAGCAGAACGTTGCAGGAGGCCGCGTGA
- a CDS encoding nuclease, with translation MSRRPLLLAGALAFFSSAAPAHADPCEAPLPTQAGERFSGAVRYIGDGDGLCVGRTADPTEWIEVRLADFDAPELHQADGAAAKAALARIALGRQVTCRAERGRGGRVVSFDRVIARCQIGPDSIGDLLRRAGIVAGGN, from the coding sequence GTGAGCCGCCGGCCGCTCCTTCTTGCCGGCGCGCTTGCCTTTTTCAGCTCGGCCGCCCCTGCCCATGCAGATCCATGCGAGGCCCCCCTGCCGACACAGGCCGGAGAGCGATTCTCCGGCGCGGTCCGTTATATTGGTGACGGCGATGGCCTCTGTGTCGGCAGGACGGCCGACCCCACGGAGTGGATCGAGGTCCGCCTCGCCGACTTCGACGCGCCCGAGCTTCACCAAGCTGACGGCGCCGCGGCCAAGGCGGCGCTCGCGCGCATTGCTCTCGGTCGCCAGGTCACATGCAGAGCCGAACGCGGCCGCGGCGGGCGCGTCGTCTCATTCGACCGTGTAATCGCACGCTGCCAGATTGGTCCCGACAGCATCGGCGACCTCCTTCGCCGGGCCGGCATCGTCGCGGGTGGCAACTGA
- a CDS encoding type II toxin-antitoxin system RelE/ParE family toxin, translated as MTWDVRLHDSFEVEFLAFEREVQTELLAMAKLLAEYGPQLGRPYVDTLNGSKHTNMKEMRFSAADGEWRAAFAFDPERKAILLIAGDKSGVSQKRFYKQLIAKADSRFSDHLENLKSAKKG; from the coding sequence ATGACTTGGGACGTCAGACTGCACGATTCCTTCGAGGTGGAGTTCCTGGCTTTCGAGCGCGAGGTCCAGACCGAACTGCTGGCTATGGCAAAACTTCTCGCCGAATACGGTCCGCAGCTCGGTCGGCCCTATGTCGACACGCTCAACGGCTCCAAACACACCAACATGAAGGAGATGCGCTTCTCGGCCGCCGACGGCGAATGGCGCGCAGCCTTCGCGTTTGATCCCGAACGGAAGGCTATCCTCCTGATCGCGGGTGATAAGTCGGGCGTTAGCCAGAAGCGCTTCTACAAGCAGCTTATCGCAAAGGCGGACAGCCGGTTTTCCGATCACCTGGAAAACCTGAAATCCGCGAAGAAGGGATGA